The Mesoterricola silvestris sequence CGAGGCATTGACCTGGCCGCGCTGACCCTGATGGACGCCCTCGACCTCGCCATCCTGGTGGAGGACGAGGCCATGGAACGCTACGAGGAGTTCGCGTTCCAGATGGAGCAGCACCGCACCCCAGAAGCCGCGAAGTTCTTCCGCTACATGATCGAGAACGAGGCCAAGCACGGCCGGGACCTGCGGGCCCGCCGGGAGCTGGACTTCCGGGACGCCCCCTCCCGCGTCAACGCGGCCATGATCTGGGACGTGGAAGCCCCCGACTACGACGCCGCCCGGGCCTTCATGACCCCGCGCCGCGCCATGGAGGCCGCCCTGGCCGCCGAGATCAAGGCCCACGCCTTCTTCGAGGGGGCCCTGGCCTCCATCCAGGACCCCGCCGTGGCCGCCCTGTTCGTGGAACTGCGGGACGAGGAACGCCAGCACCAGGCCCTGGTCCGCGCCGAACTGGACAAGCTCCCCCCGGACGGCCCGCTGGATGACGAGGACTTCGTGGATCCCCCGGCGGCGGTGGACTAGGAATGGAATTTGTGGAAGGGCCGGCGCATCGTCAATGCCGGGGTGATGGCGGTTATTTGACTCGTACGCTTACGAGGCTGTGACTCTCTGGGAATGGCCAGAGGCTTCGCTATGGCTTGGCTTCATCCCCTGCATCCATTTCATCCGGCTTTTATCCCCGTTTCAGCAGGGCCAGCGCAGCGTTGAGCCGGCGCATTCCATACCCGGGTGCACCAACCCATCCCTGCCTTGGCCCTGCTGAAACGGGGATAAAAGCCGGATGAACCGGATGCAGGGGATATCTAAGCCGCGGCCATCACCTGCCTGGCGAATTTCTGGATGCCGGACAAAAGCATTTCCACGGCCATGGCCGTCAGCACCAGTCCCATGAGCCGCTCGAAGGCCATCGTCACCTGCTCGCCCAGGAAGGCGGCGATGCGCTCGGCAAACACCAGCACCACGGCCGAGATCGCCATGGCCACCCCGATGGCCGCGAGCCACTCCCAGAGCCGGGCCGGATCGCCCGAGACCAGGAGCAGCACCGAGGCGATGGAACTGGGCCCCGCGATGAGGGGGATGGCCAGGGGCACCAGGAAGGGCTCCCCCTTGCGCGCGGATTCCGCGTTGCCTTCGGCGTGGGGAAAGACCATCTTCAGGGCGATGAGGAAGAGGATCACACCACCCGCGATGCCCAGGGAGGTGTCCGACAGGTGCATGAGCCGCAGCACCCCCTGCCCGAACAGCGCGAAGAACACGAGAATCGCCGAGGCCAGGAGCACTTCCCGGATGATCACCCGCCTGCGCCGGGCCGGATCCACCTGCCGCAGGATCCCGATGAAGGGAGGGATGTTGCCCAGGGGGTCCGTGACCAGGACAAGAAGGATGAGCGCCGAGGTGAAGGACGAGGGAGATGGTGCCATCAGGCCATTCTCCCCTGCCCACCCGGGCGAGGCAAACGGAAAGCGCCCGCAGCCTGGCTGCGGGCGCCCACGGTGGGCCGGTGGCCAGGAAGCTAGTCGTCGTCCCGGTCGTAGTCCCCGCGCTCGTCTCCCCCCAGCGCCGCCTGGGCCAGCTTGAAGAAGATGTCGGTGTTCTTCTGGGTTCCCACGAACCGCATCCAGGCACGGCTGCCAGAGCTGTAGGCCGACACCGGGATATCGGCTGCGGTGTGGACGGCCTGGCCCTCGCCGTTCAGCTGGCCCCGCACGAAGAAGCCGTTGGCGTCCACGTTCCGCAGTTCGGGGATCGTCGCGTAGCCCTTGGCGCCCAGCAGGCCCCCGGTGCCCTTGAACGCGCCGGGCAGGAGGCTGTCGATGACGGGGGTGGGCTTGGAGAGCCAGGATTCGTAGCGGTCGCTGTTGGCGCCGAAGCCCACCAGCATCTTGTTGTCGATGTCCATGGTGGCGGGATAGCCGTCGGCGAGGATCTGGTAGGCCGGGAAGCCCGCCAGGTCGTAGGTGCCCACGGCGTTCTGCCGCGCGGGGACCTGGGAGGGCGACAGGGTGGCGGCATCGGAAGGCAGGGCCTTGAGGGCCTGCACACCGCCCTCCAGGGACAGGGCGCCGATGAGGCTGAAGCCGGAGCACTCGTGGTCCGCCAGCACCAGCACGGTGGTGTCGCCCAGGCGGTCCGCCCATTTGCGGGCGACGCCCACGGCCCGGTCGAATTCCAGGGTCTCGCCGATGGCGCGGTCCGCGTCCATCAGGTGGGACTGCTTGTCGATGTGGGCGCCCTCCACCATGAGCACGAAGCCCTCGCGGTGGCGGGAAAGCACGTGGAAGGCCGCCTCGGCCATCTCGTCCAGCATGGGCTGGTCGGGGGCCAGGTAGTCGTCCACCGCGAAGCTGGAGGCCCCGGGAGGCAGGATTCCCCGGCGCTTGGCCACCTTGTCCAGGGCCACGTTCATGTTGCCGTAGCCGAAAAGGCCCAGCAGCTTGTCCGGAGCGTGGCCGGCGGTGAGGGCCTGGAGTTCGGCAGAGGTGCGGGCATAGGTGAACCCGGCGCCCTTGAATTCGGCGATGAGATCCCGGTTCGCCAGGCCCTGGGCCGCGGGCGTGGAGGGCAGGCCCCATCCGGACAGGACGTCCTTGGGCAGCCCGGCGTAGCCCGTGGCCGCGGTGCGGCTGGAATAGAGCGTCGTGGAAGGCAGGAACCAGCGCCGGCCCCCGCCCATGAGGACCTTCAGGCCCGTGCCGTGGCCGCCCTTGCCGGAGGCGTCGCTCTCGTCCAGGTACTGGTCCACCACGCCCGTGCCGTTGTTGCGGTTGGCGGTGTGGACGGCGTTGGCGGCGGGGGTGGCGTCCTCCACGTCGGCCGTGGTGACCAGGCCCAGGGCGGTGCCCTTCACGCGGTGCAGGTATTCCGAAAGGTACTCCACCCGGGGCGCGAAGAAGGGATTGGTGACGTGGGCGGGGTAGACCCCCTCCTGGCTGTTGGCGAAGTGGTTGCCCGAGGCGTAGCAGGCCATGCCCGGGGCGGAATCGGTGATGATGCTGTTCAGGGAGTGGGTGCTCACCAGGCCGAGGCCGGGGAAGCGATCCATCTCGAGCCGCCCTCCGGGATCCCCCGCCGTGACGCCGTAGCGCACGATGCGGGCCGCGGTGCGGTGGGCCACGCCCATGCCGTCGCCCAGCATGATGACGATGTTCCGGGTGAGGCGGCGCCCGCCCCGGCCGCCGTGGAAGGGATCGATGACCTGCACCCGGGAGGTGAGGGTGGCGGTGCCGGTGGCGTCGGTGATCTCCGCGGTGAGGGTGTGCCAGCCCGGGGAGGCCAGGGTGGTGCCCCGCACGTTGAAGCCCGCCCAGCCCGGGGCGGAAATGCCGTCCGTGGTGGTCGTGCCCTGGGCGCCCGAGGTGAAGGCCGCCTGGTGCCCGTCGATCCAGACCTTCGCGGTGCAGGCGCCGGAGCTCTGCCCCTCCACCCGGATATCGAAGCGCTGGTGGGAGAGGAACCGGGCCCCGTCGGGGGGCATGAGCGCGGCGCCGGCGGGGGCCGCCGCCGCCGGCACCGCGGCCAGGAGCGCGGAGAGGGCGAGGGCCCTGCGGATGGAAACGAGGGGGTTCATGGTGCCTCCGGGGCGTGGGGTATGGTCAATGCTTCGGCACGGCGCCGAGCAGATCCTGCGGCTGGTCCAGAATCAATCTCAGGTGCGTCACGCGTCCGTCGGGCTCGCAGCGGTAGCCCACCTGGAGCTGCCCCGTCACCTCGAGGGCCCGGGGCGTGTAGGCGATCTCCTCGCCGGGGGAGGACCGGACCACGACGTACACCGCCTCCGGGGGCAGGTCCGCGGTGCCTCCCCCCTCTTCGTCGCAGGCCACGGGCCGTGGCGCCAGATAGAAGGCCCCCTTGGGAGCCACCTCCATCTTCGCCATGAAGCCCACCAGCTTCACCCGGCTCCCCGCCAGCGCGAGGACCCGCGCCGAAGGCTTCAGCTCCGGCCCCGAGGTGTCGAGCACCTCCTTGAACCCAAGGGCCGGGACGGCCTCCTCCCCGCGGCAGGGCGCGAAGGAAGCCAGGGACAGGGCGATGCCCAGACAGCTGGAAAGGGGAATGCGCATGGTGACCTCTGGGGTGAGGTTAGGCGCCCCCCACCCCCTGTCAACGCCGCCCTGTCCGCGCTCAATTCCCCACCGTGAAGCTAATCCAACTGTCCCCACGTCTTCCCATTCCAGGTGGCCAAACGGGTGGACCCTTGTCACCGCAAAGTTCCCGGCCCGTAACCTCACGGGACGTCAGGACGGGAGGCCCAAGCCCGGAGAGGGGTGCCCCACGTCCGCGATCCCTTTCGCTGTGCCTGGAAACGGCAAGCGCCCGCAGCTTTCCCGCGGGCGCTCACAATGGGACCGCTGGAACGGGCCACAAGAGCGGCCCGTTCCCGACGTTCCAGCGCTACCAGAGACCCAGCACCTTCCACCAGGCGCCGCCCACGAACACCCAGATGGCGATGTTCACGAGGCTGACGATGAAGCCCAGGCGCCACCAGGTCCCGATGGGCACGTAGCCCATGCCGAACATGGCCGCGGCGGGGCCGGTGCCGTAGTGGGTCATGCTGGCGTGCAGGTTCGAGAAGAAGCACAGCACCAGCGCGGCCAGCATGGGGGGGGCGCCCAGGGTGATGGACACGCCCAGGAAGGCGGCATACATGGCGCCCACGTGGGCGGTCATGCTCGCGAAGAAGTAGTGGGCGTAGAAGTAGGTGAGGCAGAGCACCAGGAACCCGAAGATCCATCCGTGGCCGGCCATGGAGGCGCCCACCACCTTGCTGAACCAGGGGATCATGCCCAGCTTGTTGAGGAAGCCGGCCATCATGATGAGGCCGCCGGTCCAGATGAGCACGTCCCAGGCGTTGTGCTCGGCCAGGACGTCGGTCCAGTGGAGGACGCCGGTGAGCAGCAGGAGGCCCAGGCCCAGGAGGGCGGCGGTGGTGCCGTCCATGCCCAGGAACTTCTCGCCGAAGACCCACAGGAGCAGGACCACGGCGAACACGCCCGTCATGAGCCACTCGGACATGGACAGGCGGCCCATCTCCCTGAGCTTGGCGGTGGCCATCTCCACGGCTTCGGGGGTCTCGGTGATCCCGGGCCGGTAGAGCTTGTAGAAGACGTAGGGGATGACCAGGAGGCCCACGAGGCCGGGGACGATGGCCGCCACGAACCAGCTGCTCCAGGTGATGGTGACGCCGAAGTCGGCGGCGAACTTCTGGGCCATGGGGTTGGCCGCCATGGCGGTGAGGAACATGGCGCTGACGATGAGGTCGATGTTGAAGCAGGTCATGGTGAGGTAGGCGCCCATCCGGCGCTCGGTGCCGTCCCCGGGGTTGGAGCCGTAGGCCCGGGCCAGGCTGCGCATGATCGGCATGATGATGCCGGCGGTTCGGGCCGTGTTGCTGGGCACCACGGGGGCCAGGCAGAACTCCGTGGCGGCCAGGCCGTAGGCGAGGCCCAGGGTCCGCCTGCCCAGGAGCCTCATGAAGAAGTAGGCGATGCGGGTGCCCAGGCCGGTCTTGATGAAGCCCCGGGCGAACATGAAGGCCACGATGATCAGCCAAAGGGTCTTTTCGGAGAACCCGCTGAGGCTTTCGCCGATGGAGAGGGTGCCGGTGATGGCCGTGAGGCCCACGCCGATGATGGCCACGGCGCCCATGGGCAGGGGCCGCAGGATGATGCCCAGGATGGTGGCCACGAAGATGGCGAAGAGGTGCAGGGCGCGGACCCAGTCCTCCCGCCGCAGCTTCTCGGCATCCGCCTTGGCCTTGGCGTCGGCCTCGGCCTTGGTCTTGGCTTCGGCTTCCGCCCTGGCCTTGAGTCCGGCTTCCACCTTGGCCTTCACCTCGGCCTCCATGCGGGCGGCGGCCAGGTCCTTGGCGGAGGGGGAGGCCTTTTCGGCCGCGGGGGCGGGAGCCTTGTCCACGGCGGGCTTCGCCGCCTTGTCGGGGGCGGGCTTGGCGGTCTTGTCCTTCTTGGCGGCGGCGGCCTTGGCCCCCGCAGAGCCCGCGAAGAGCTTGGCGTCCGGAACCGGCGCGAGCCGGGGCAGGACGAAGTAGAGGAGGCATCCGACCAGGACGGTCGCGAACAGCTGGAGGGGCTTGGCGCCCTGCCATCCGCTCTTTTCAGGGGTAGGGGTCGACATGGATGGGTCCCTTAAGTGGAGGCTACAGGGCGGAGATGCGCAGGCCCACGCCGTACTCGGCCTGGCTGTCCTTGGCGATGGACGTGGAGAGCTTGTAGGCGTCGTGGAGCTTCATGTAGTCGTAGACCACGTAGGCCTCGATCTTCCGGCTGAGGTGGCGCCGGACGGCGGCGTAGTAGGAGTCCTTGCTGCCCGTGGTGTAGAAGGCGGCGTTGGCGCCGTTGGCGAAGGCGTTGGGGATGGCGCCGGTGGCGGTGGCCATGCCCGCGTGATCCACCTTGATGGTCTGGACGCCGGCGAAGAGGGTCCACTTCGGGTTGAGGGAATAGGAGCCGGAGAGGGTGTAGGCGTTGTCCGTGCGATCGGAGTGGTTCAGGCCCTGCTCCGCCGTGTAGTGGAAGTAGCCGGCGTTGATCTTCAGCTTGGGCGTGACGTAGACGTTGCCGCCCAGGGACATGGACTTCTGGGTGAAATTGTTGTTGTTGGCCTGGGTGTAGAACCCCGACACGTGCCAGACGCGGGCATTCCAGCCCAGCGCCACGGACCCGGTGGAATTCTTCACGGAGGTGTTGGCTTCGTAGTTGAGGTTGTAGGCGGCGCCGAAGCACAGCCCCTCGTCGCTCATCTTCTTCCAGACGATGCCCTTGTCCATGCGGGTCTGGGCGGGGCCGCCGGTGACCGGGCCCAGGCTCACGGCGCCGGCGTAGTAGACCAGGGACTTGAAATTGGAGTTGTTGGTCCAGCCGCCTTCGTCGTAGTTCACCTCGGCGTGGTTGAAGGGGTCGCAGTAGATGACGGCGAAATCCCGGGCCAGGGTGTTCTGGCGGCCGATGGTGATCTTGCCGAAGGACTTGCCGCTGATGCCCACCCAGGCGTCGCGGTTGAAGAGGGCGTTGGTCTTGCCCTGCTCGCCGTCGTAGAGGAAGTACTCGCTTTCGAGCTTGTAGATGACGGCGAGGCCATCCACGTTGGTCTTCACGAGGCCCTTGAGGCCCCACCGGTTGCCGCTGAAGAAGGGCTCGCCCATGTCCACCTTTGTGCGGCCGTCGGCGGTGGCGTTGCTCTTGCCCACCAGGGTCAGGTCGATGAGGATGTAGGGCGTGAGCGCCTCGGGAAAGACGATGGGGCCTGCGGCGGCCTGGGGCGCGACCTTCTTCTCCAGTTCGGCGATGCGGGCCTTCTGGGAGGCCAGTTCGGCCTGCACGTCGACGGTCTGTGCCTGGAGGCAGCCCGCCACGAGCGCGGTGGAGAGGCCGAGGATCCGGGGGACGTTCATGGGGCTTCCTTTCGGAAAGGGTGCGTTCGGGACGGAGCCCGGGCCTCCGGCGGGGCCGCGCGGCCGGACTCGTGGACAGACGGATGTCAGGTTCTGGTTCAAATCTAGGCACTGGACCTTTCAGCCACCTTTCAGTTCCAATGGCTGTGACGACCATCACGGGGCGGGTCCCCAACCTCTGAAAATCGGCCATCCTGGCAGGGGATTGGCCACCCCACCCGCCCGTCAGGAGCTCCCATGAACACCCGAATCCTGCAGTGCCTGCTCGCCCTCGCCCTGGCGGCCGGTCCGGGCCGGGCGGCCGCCGGCGAACCCATCACCCTGATGGTGGGGGGCGTCGAGAAGATCATCTACCTGCCGGTGAAGCTTGCCGAGCGGCTGGGCTACTTCGGCGCCGAGGGCCTGGACGTGGAGATCCGCAGCGAATGGTCCGGCATCCACGGGGCCGATGTCCTGCTGGTGGGCACCGTGCAGGGGGTGGTGGGCTTCTACGACCACACCCTCTACCTGCAGGCCAAGGGCAAGGCCCTGGTGAACGTCATCCAGTTCTCCCAGGCGCCGGGGGAGGTGGAGCTGGTATCGGCCCGGATGCCGCCCTCCGTGCGGTCCATGGCCGACCTGAAGGGGTGCACCCTGGGCGTGACGGGCCTGGGTTCCTCCACCCAGTTCCTGTCCCGGTACCTGGTGCTGGCCGCGGGCCTCAAGGCCAGCCAGGTGAATTTCCTGCCCGTGGGCACGGGCGACAATTTCATCGGAGCCATGACCCGGGGCACCATCCAGGCCGGCATGACCACCGAACCCACCGCGAGCCGCCTGCTCAACGCGGGCCAGGCCCGGGTCCTGGCGGATCTGCGCACCCCCGAGGACACCGTCCGCGCCCTGGGCGGCCTGTACCCCTCGGCCTGCCTCTACATGCAGACCGCCTGGGTGGCCCGGCACAAGCCCGAGGTCCAGAGGCTCGTCAACGCCCTGGTGAAGGCCCTGCGCTACATCCAGACCCACACCGCCGCGGAGATCGCCGCCCAGATCCCCCCCGACTTCTACGGGGGGGACCGGGCCACCTACGTGAAGGCCCTGGGCCGCAGCAAGGCCATCTTCATCCCCGACGGGCGCATGCCCGAAGGGGGCCCCGCCCACGTGCTCAAGGTGCTGCGCAGCACCGACAAGAGCCTCCATGGCAAGACCATCGATCTTCCCAGCACGTACACCCTGGAATTCGTCACCGCCGCCCGCTGAAGGAGCCCCATGAAGATCCTGCTGGTGGAGGACAACCGCGCGCTTTCCGAATGGCTGGCCCGGACCCTCCACGCCGACGGG is a genomic window containing:
- a CDS encoding ferritin-like domain-containing protein, with product MTIRGIDLAALTLMDALDLAILVEDEAMERYEEFAFQMEQHRTPEAAKFFRYMIENEAKHGRDLRARRELDFRDAPSRVNAAMIWDVEAPDYDAARAFMTPRRAMEAALAAEIKAHAFFEGALASIQDPAVAALFVELRDEERQHQALVRAELDKLPPDGPLDDEDFVDPPAAVD
- a CDS encoding MarC family protein — protein: MAPSPSSFTSALILLVLVTDPLGNIPPFIGILRQVDPARRRRVIIREVLLASAILVFFALFGQGVLRLMHLSDTSLGIAGGVILFLIALKMVFPHAEGNAESARKGEPFLVPLAIPLIAGPSSIASVLLLVSGDPARLWEWLAAIGVAMAISAVVLVFAERIAAFLGEQVTMAFERLMGLVLTAMAVEMLLSGIQKFARQVMAAA
- a CDS encoding alkaline phosphatase, which encodes MNPLVSIRRALALSALLAAVPAAAAPAGAALMPPDGARFLSHQRFDIRVEGQSSGACTAKVWIDGHQAAFTSGAQGTTTTDGISAPGWAGFNVRGTTLASPGWHTLTAEITDATGTATLTSRVQVIDPFHGGRGGRRLTRNIVIMLGDGMGVAHRTAARIVRYGVTAGDPGGRLEMDRFPGLGLVSTHSLNSIITDSAPGMACYASGNHFANSQEGVYPAHVTNPFFAPRVEYLSEYLHRVKGTALGLVTTADVEDATPAANAVHTANRNNGTGVVDQYLDESDASGKGGHGTGLKVLMGGGRRWFLPSTTLYSSRTAATGYAGLPKDVLSGWGLPSTPAAQGLANRDLIAEFKGAGFTYARTSAELQALTAGHAPDKLLGLFGYGNMNVALDKVAKRRGILPPGASSFAVDDYLAPDQPMLDEMAEAAFHVLSRHREGFVLMVEGAHIDKQSHLMDADRAIGETLEFDRAVGVARKWADRLGDTTVLVLADHECSGFSLIGALSLEGGVQALKALPSDAATLSPSQVPARQNAVGTYDLAGFPAYQILADGYPATMDIDNKMLVGFGANSDRYESWLSKPTPVIDSLLPGAFKGTGGLLGAKGYATIPELRNVDANGFFVRGQLNGEGQAVHTAADIPVSAYSSGSRAWMRFVGTQKNTDIFFKLAQAALGGDERGDYDRDDD
- a CDS encoding anion permease, with product MSTPTPEKSGWQGAKPLQLFATVLVGCLLYFVLPRLAPVPDAKLFAGSAGAKAAAAKKDKTAKPAPDKAAKPAVDKAPAPAAEKASPSAKDLAAARMEAEVKAKVEAGLKARAEAEAKTKAEADAKAKADAEKLRREDWVRALHLFAIFVATILGIILRPLPMGAVAIIGVGLTAITGTLSIGESLSGFSEKTLWLIIVAFMFARGFIKTGLGTRIAYFFMRLLGRRTLGLAYGLAATEFCLAPVVPSNTARTAGIIMPIMRSLARAYGSNPGDGTERRMGAYLTMTCFNIDLIVSAMFLTAMAANPMAQKFAADFGVTITWSSWFVAAIVPGLVGLLVIPYVFYKLYRPGITETPEAVEMATAKLREMGRLSMSEWLMTGVFAVVLLLWVFGEKFLGMDGTTAALLGLGLLLLTGVLHWTDVLAEHNAWDVLIWTGGLIMMAGFLNKLGMIPWFSKVVGASMAGHGWIFGFLVLCLTYFYAHYFFASMTAHVGAMYAAFLGVSITLGAPPMLAALVLCFFSNLHASMTHYGTGPAAAMFGMGYVPIGTWWRLGFIVSLVNIAIWVFVGGAWWKVLGLW
- a CDS encoding porin, which gives rise to MNVPRILGLSTALVAGCLQAQTVDVQAELASQKARIAELEKKVAPQAAAGPIVFPEALTPYILIDLTLVGKSNATADGRTKVDMGEPFFSGNRWGLKGLVKTNVDGLAVIYKLESEYFLYDGEQGKTNALFNRDAWVGISGKSFGKITIGRQNTLARDFAVIYCDPFNHAEVNYDEGGWTNNSNFKSLVYYAGAVSLGPVTGGPAQTRMDKGIVWKKMSDEGLCFGAAYNLNYEANTSVKNSTGSVALGWNARVWHVSGFYTQANNNNFTQKSMSLGGNVYVTPKLKINAGYFHYTAEQGLNHSDRTDNAYTLSGSYSLNPKWTLFAGVQTIKVDHAGMATATGAIPNAFANGANAAFYTTGSKDSYYAAVRRHLSRKIEAYVVYDYMKLHDAYKLSTSIAKDSQAEYGVGLRISAL
- a CDS encoding ABC transporter substrate-binding protein, which gives rise to MNTRILQCLLALALAAGPGRAAAGEPITLMVGGVEKIIYLPVKLAERLGYFGAEGLDVEIRSEWSGIHGADVLLVGTVQGVVGFYDHTLYLQAKGKALVNVIQFSQAPGEVELVSARMPPSVRSMADLKGCTLGVTGLGSSTQFLSRYLVLAAGLKASQVNFLPVGTGDNFIGAMTRGTIQAGMTTEPTASRLLNAGQARVLADLRTPEDTVRALGGLYPSACLYMQTAWVARHKPEVQRLVNALVKALRYIQTHTAAEIAAQIPPDFYGGDRATYVKALGRSKAIFIPDGRMPEGGPAHVLKVLRSTDKSLHGKTIDLPSTYTLEFVTAAR